In Chryseobacterium oranimense, a single window of DNA contains:
- a CDS encoding glycosyltransferase family 4 protein → MKEIKNVLIVTREYQSSRTPKVGGTGVFYKNLCAELVKRGISVHVFLISKYAFDIEENGIKIHSVKDIFKANPVLELLRSATGKIKALEKIHFKTYLSEKKIISDKINAWIRKNSLHFDIAETHDFDGLAISIPKGIPYVIRCHGSWSVLEKYFGYKKVHKGRIFCEKEAFKSSKNIIVISKYNEAINRSLFGIKNPKLIYNGIDEKFYKPSENTEVIRQSVFYLGNVSYEKGAETLITAFIKLKKKYPAASLHFIGKPNHYPDYITENIQDPETRNSVHFYGNKPGVEIVELIGQADVVCFPSKGENFSLSLLEVMAMQKPVVCSAIDSFKEIIEEPVNGLIAGEDHFHEKISLIFEDDELRNRISVNARKLIESQFGIDKMADETLNYYNGIL, encoded by the coding sequence ATGAAGGAAATAAAAAATGTACTTATTGTAACCCGGGAATACCAGTCTTCCCGCACGCCCAAAGTAGGCGGTACAGGCGTTTTTTATAAGAATTTATGTGCAGAACTTGTAAAAAGAGGCATCTCGGTACATGTTTTCCTGATCTCAAAATACGCATTTGATATAGAGGAGAATGGTATAAAGATTCATTCCGTAAAAGATATTTTTAAAGCCAATCCTGTTCTTGAGCTGCTAAGATCAGCTACCGGAAAAATAAAAGCTCTTGAAAAGATTCATTTTAAAACTTATCTGTCGGAGAAAAAAATAATTTCGGACAAAATAAATGCCTGGATCAGGAAGAATAGCCTTCATTTTGACATTGCAGAAACTCATGATTTTGACGGTCTGGCAATTTCTATTCCCAAAGGAATTCCCTATGTGATCAGATGCCACGGCTCCTGGTCTGTTCTGGAAAAGTATTTTGGGTATAAAAAAGTTCACAAAGGACGAATCTTCTGTGAAAAAGAAGCCTTTAAAAGCTCGAAAAACATCATTGTGATATCAAAGTACAATGAAGCGATTAATAGAAGCCTTTTCGGCATTAAAAACCCCAAACTCATCTACAACGGTATCGATGAAAAGTTCTACAAGCCTTCTGAAAATACGGAAGTCATTCGCCAATCTGTTTTCTATTTAGGAAATGTATCCTACGAAAAGGGAGCGGAAACCCTTATTACCGCTTTTATTAAGCTTAAAAAAAAATATCCCGCAGCATCGCTTCATTTTATAGGAAAGCCCAACCACTACCCCGATTATATAACCGAAAATATTCAGGATCCGGAAACCAGGAATTCTGTTCATTTTTATGGGAATAAGCCGGGTGTGGAAATTGTGGAGCTCATTGGCCAGGCAGACGTGGTTTGTTTTCCCTCCAAAGGTGAAAATTTTAGCTTATCTTTGCTTGAGGTAATGGCTATGCAGAAACCGGTTGTATGTTCTGCAATAGATTCCTTTAAAGAAATTATAGAGGAACCTGTAAATGGCCTGATTGCCGGGGAAGATCACTTCCACGAAAAGATAAGTCTTATTTTTGAAGACGATGAGCTGAGAAACAGGATTTCAGTAAATGCCCGAAAATTAATAGAATCACAATTCGGTATTGATAAGATGGCAGATGAAACCCTGAATTATTATAACGGCATATTATAG
- a CDS encoding glycosyltransferase encodes MKICLISFDFWHYDEHIVEKLSDKGIEACHINIGAFTHKNTGERIKNTFSKIFLGKNPKYHKRQSFILESLEKIGKQDQILVINPEAIEENIHKKIREYADRNIAYLYDSMARNPATHLHHFDTIFSFDDNDVKNFGFEKITNYNYLDHIPAEKQHPNLDLFYITSYDKKRLSALNLLINRLLPLKIKFEVYMVGKKGWKNKLNQIIDPKNIDILKFGRKKIPHHALPDYYKNTKVILDLMRANQTGLSFRIFEAMALEKKIITDNPTIKTYDFYNPNNILVLDKDFHNVNKDFFNTPYEKLPEEVYNKYTLDHWVNTVFKLNS; translated from the coding sequence ATGAAAATTTGTTTAATCAGCTTCGATTTCTGGCATTATGATGAACACATAGTGGAAAAACTGAGTGATAAAGGCATTGAGGCATGCCATATCAACATCGGAGCCTTTACCCATAAAAATACTGGTGAGCGTATAAAAAACACTTTCAGCAAGATTTTTCTGGGCAAAAACCCGAAATATCACAAAAGACAAAGTTTCATACTGGAATCTCTGGAAAAAATAGGGAAACAGGATCAGATCCTGGTTATCAATCCTGAGGCTATTGAGGAAAACATTCATAAGAAGATCAGGGAATACGCGGACCGGAATATTGCCTATCTTTATGACAGCATGGCCAGAAACCCTGCGACTCACCTGCATCATTTTGATACTATATTTTCCTTTGATGATAATGATGTGAAGAATTTCGGTTTCGAAAAGATCACCAACTATAATTACCTCGATCATATTCCTGCCGAAAAGCAGCATCCCAATCTGGATCTGTTCTACATTACATCCTATGATAAAAAAAGGCTCTCTGCTTTGAATCTTTTAATCAACAGGTTGCTTCCTCTGAAAATAAAATTTGAGGTATACATGGTCGGCAAAAAAGGCTGGAAAAACAAACTGAACCAGATCATTGATCCAAAAAATATTGATATTTTAAAGTTCGGAAGAAAAAAAATACCTCATCATGCATTGCCGGATTATTATAAGAATACCAAAGTCATTCTTGATCTGATGCGTGCGAACCAGACCGGGCTTAGTTTCAGAATATTTGAAGCTATGGCACTGGAAAAGAAAATCATTACGGACAATCCTACGATCAAAACGTATGATTTTTACAATCCTAACAATATTCTGGTCCTGGATAAAGACTTCCATAATGTAAACAAAGATTTTTTCAATACGCCATACGAAAAACTGCCTGAAGAAGTTTATAATAAATATACGCTTGACCATTGGGTAAACACAGTATTTAAACTGAATTCATGA
- a CDS encoding glycosyltransferase family 4 protein, which yields MQKKILIDAERLKYPKSGIANVCVSLIKGLDEKASDFDYTFYGPKKNIPGTKKKFNIIDWKFWQKKISIKIKPFSLIHTTHQLSEYFHTIKNGQKKVVTLHDLNFLHDNSSERKVDKSKKLVQKNIGNADAIVCISEFVKDDFLKNKGLFKLKSNVKIEVIYNGLIFPETTGFSSRNNYSFIGKKYILNIGVLFPKKNQEVLLDLISKNDRDLVLITSSAKSAYKEQFLEKIRKLGLEGRVHILENIDNNEKYFLLEHCESYCHPSLAEGFGIPPVEAMYFGKPVFLSKLTSLPEIGGDLAFYFDDFSAEHMQQVYASGIQLYDSRKEEYALKLKDRAIKFGYLEMAAAYEKLYSELLN from the coding sequence ATGCAAAAGAAAATTCTTATTGATGCCGAAAGATTAAAGTACCCGAAGTCGGGAATTGCCAACGTATGTGTTTCATTAATAAAGGGTCTGGACGAAAAAGCCTCTGATTTTGACTATACTTTTTACGGTCCGAAAAAAAATATTCCAGGGACAAAAAAAAAATTTAATATTATTGACTGGAAGTTCTGGCAAAAGAAAATTTCGATCAAAATCAAGCCCTTTTCACTGATTCATACCACTCATCAGCTTTCCGAATATTTTCATACCATAAAGAACGGGCAGAAAAAAGTGGTGACGCTTCATGATCTAAACTTCTTACATGATAACAGTTCGGAACGAAAGGTGGATAAAAGTAAAAAGCTCGTTCAGAAGAATATTGGGAACGCGGATGCAATAGTTTGTATCTCAGAGTTTGTGAAGGATGATTTTCTTAAAAACAAGGGGCTTTTCAAGCTGAAAAGCAATGTTAAAATTGAAGTAATCTATAACGGACTCATTTTTCCCGAAACTACAGGATTCAGCTCCCGAAACAATTACAGTTTTATCGGTAAGAAATACATTCTGAATATTGGGGTTCTTTTCCCCAAAAAAAATCAGGAAGTGCTTCTGGATCTTATCTCAAAAAACGACAGAGATCTTGTATTGATAACTTCATCTGCAAAATCAGCCTATAAAGAACAGTTTTTAGAAAAAATCAGAAAACTTGGACTGGAAGGGAGAGTGCATATTTTAGAAAATATAGATAATAATGAAAAGTATTTTCTTCTGGAGCATTGTGAGTCCTACTGTCATCCTTCACTGGCCGAAGGCTTTGGAATTCCGCCTGTAGAAGCAATGTATTTTGGAAAGCCTGTTTTTCTAAGTAAGCTAACTAGTCTTCCAGAAATTGGAGGAGACCTGGCTTTCTATTTTGATGATTTTTCGGCAGAGCATATGCAGCAGGTTTATGCATCGGGAATACAGCTTTATGACTCAAGAAAAGAGGAATATGCCTTAAAATTAAAGGATAGAGCAATAAAGTTTGGGTATCTTGAGATGGCTGCTGCTTATGAAAAACTTTACAGCGAGCTGCTGAATTAA
- a CDS encoding polysaccharide deacetylase family protein, whose product MLRFIKRTFGFSKTESVRILMYHKVLPEKEIPSRDLLTVSAENLENQFKYIKSNYNTLFFNDLNASSQLKHKLILTFDDGYLNNLQYLIPLLEKYKLKATIFVPTELIEKSENEENRQLMTFDEIKSLNPELVEIALHSHAHRNYSQISLQEAADDLHKNIRTLEEKAIPFTKVLAYPYGKFPKKGKQKKEFFSILENAGITSAVRIGNNIAYYPWKNKFEIKRIDIKGGDSFNVFKWKLRLGKIKL is encoded by the coding sequence ATGCTTAGATTTATCAAAAGGACATTCGGATTTTCAAAAACAGAAAGTGTCCGTATTCTCATGTATCATAAAGTTCTGCCGGAGAAAGAAATTCCGAGCAGAGATCTTCTTACTGTTTCAGCAGAAAACCTTGAAAACCAATTTAAATACATTAAAAGTAATTACAATACTTTATTTTTTAACGACCTGAATGCCAGCAGCCAGCTGAAACATAAACTTATTCTGACATTTGATGACGGTTATCTCAATAACCTTCAATATCTGATTCCCTTACTGGAAAAGTATAAACTGAAAGCAACGATCTTCGTTCCAACCGAGCTTATCGAGAAAAGTGAAAATGAAGAAAACCGACAGCTGATGACCTTTGACGAGATTAAATCCCTTAATCCCGAATTGGTTGAAATAGCCCTGCACAGCCATGCCCACAGGAACTATTCGCAAATTTCTTTACAGGAAGCGGCAGATGATCTTCATAAAAACATCCGTACGCTGGAGGAAAAGGCCATCCCATTTACAAAGGTACTCGCCTATCCTTATGGTAAGTTTCCCAAAAAAGGAAAACAGAAAAAAGAATTTTTCTCTATCCTTGAAAATGCAGGAATTACTTCCGCAGTACGTATCGGTAACAATATTGCTTATTATCCGTGGAAAAATAAATTTGAAATCAAAAGGATTGATATCAAAGGAGGCGACAGTTTCAATGTATTTAAGTGGAAACTGAGGCTCGGAAAAATTAAACTTTAA
- a CDS encoding glycosyltransferase family 2 protein, which produces MKLSVCYIVLNGERIIEKSIRSIYEIADEIIVVDSFSTDKTKEICTGFPKVKFIQKKFNGFGCQKNYTLSEASGEWILFLDSDEVPDQKAVQAIKEILNSSNPPYNVYEIHFNNILLKKTIKYGGWGDVWRERFFKKGHGKYTDDLVHECFITKDKKGKLPGNIDHYTYKSIAHHIEKINSYTQLMAEKKISNGKSVSLFKIIFSPFFDFMKTYFFKLGFLDGVAGFYISITGAFYTFLKYIKINEILKLK; this is translated from the coding sequence ATGAAGTTATCAGTCTGTTATATTGTTTTAAATGGAGAAAGAATCATTGAGAAAAGTATCAGAAGCATCTATGAGATAGCCGATGAGATTATTGTCGTTGATTCTTTTTCCACAGACAAAACCAAGGAGATCTGTACTGGGTTTCCAAAGGTAAAATTTATCCAGAAAAAATTTAACGGCTTCGGCTGTCAGAAAAACTATACCCTGTCTGAAGCTTCGGGAGAATGGATCCTGTTCCTGGATTCCGATGAAGTTCCGGACCAGAAAGCAGTGCAGGCCATTAAAGAAATTTTAAATAGTTCCAACCCTCCTTATAATGTTTATGAAATTCATTTCAACAACATCCTGCTGAAAAAAACCATTAAATATGGTGGTTGGGGAGACGTATGGAGAGAAAGGTTCTTTAAAAAAGGACATGGAAAATACACCGACGACCTGGTACATGAATGCTTTATAACAAAAGATAAAAAGGGGAAATTACCCGGAAATATTGATCATTATACCTATAAAAGTATTGCCCATCATATTGAAAAAATCAACAGCTATACCCAGCTGATGGCCGAAAAAAAGATTTCCAACGGGAAATCGGTATCTCTTTTTAAGATTATTTTTTCGCCTTTTTTTGATTTCATGAAAACCTATTTTTTTAAGTTGGGCTTTCTTGATGGCGTTGCCGGATTTTATATTTCTATTACCGGTGCATTTTACACTTTCCTGAAATACATAAAGATCAACGAGATCCTCAAACTCAAATAA
- the rocD gene encoding ornithine--oxo-acid transaminase, whose product MSTAATAKNSQYFIDLEDQYGAHNYHPLPVVLDRGEGVFVWDVEGKKYYDFLSAYSAVNQGHSHPKIVSALVEQAQKLALTSRAFYNSKLGEYEQKITTLFGFDKVLPMNSGAEAVETAVKLARKWSYEVKGVSENAAKIIVCENNFHGRTTTIVSFSNDPDANQNYGPFTPGFIKIPYNDIAALEEVLNREAGSIAAFLVEPIQGEAGVYVPDEGFLKNASELCIKHNVLFIADEVQTGIARTGQLIACHHENVQPDILILGKALSGGMYPVSAVLANDNIMNVIKPGQHGSTFGGNPIACAVAVAALDVVKDEKLSERAEELGQLFRSEIEKIIDKNNLIIKVRGKGLLNAILINDTPDSSTAWDLCLKLKENGLLAKPTHGNIIRLAPPLVITEEQLLDCVKIIEKTITEFH is encoded by the coding sequence ATGTCAACAGCAGCAACAGCAAAAAACTCACAGTATTTTATTGACCTTGAAGACCAGTACGGAGCGCACAACTATCATCCTCTTCCAGTAGTTCTGGACCGTGGAGAAGGTGTTTTTGTATGGGATGTGGAAGGCAAAAAATATTATGATTTCCTTTCCGCTTATTCTGCTGTGAACCAGGGGCATTCTCATCCCAAAATTGTGTCGGCGCTGGTAGAACAGGCTCAGAAACTGGCTCTTACTTCACGAGCTTTTTACAATTCAAAACTGGGAGAATATGAGCAGAAAATCACTACTCTTTTCGGATTTGACAAGGTACTTCCTATGAATTCCGGAGCTGAAGCCGTAGAGACTGCCGTAAAATTAGCCAGAAAATGGAGTTATGAAGTAAAAGGAGTCTCAGAAAACGCAGCCAAAATCATTGTTTGCGAAAACAATTTCCACGGAAGAACCACCACTATTGTTTCTTTCTCCAATGATCCTGATGCCAATCAGAATTACGGGCCTTTTACCCCCGGATTTATAAAAATTCCTTACAACGATATTGCCGCACTGGAAGAAGTACTGAACAGAGAGGCAGGGAGTATTGCTGCATTTCTGGTAGAACCCATTCAGGGTGAAGCCGGTGTTTACGTTCCGGACGAAGGCTTCCTTAAAAATGCATCTGAATTATGTATAAAGCATAACGTACTGTTTATTGCAGATGAAGTTCAGACCGGTATTGCGAGAACAGGACAACTTATTGCCTGCCACCACGAGAATGTGCAGCCTGACATCCTGATCTTAGGAAAAGCCCTTTCGGGAGGTATGTATCCTGTATCCGCAGTATTGGCCAATGACAATATCATGAATGTGATCAAGCCTGGACAACATGGCTCTACATTTGGGGGAAATCCAATTGCCTGTGCAGTAGCAGTCGCTGCCCTGGATGTGGTTAAGGACGAAAAATTATCTGAAAGAGCTGAAGAGCTAGGTCAGCTTTTCAGATCCGAAATTGAAAAAATCATTGACAAAAATAACCTGATTATCAAAGTAAGAGGAAAAGGTCTTTTAAATGCTATCTTAATAAATGATACTCCGGACAGCTCTACAGCCTGGGACTTATGCTTAAAATTAAAAGAAAACGGCCTTCTTGCCAAGCCTACCCACGGAAATATCATCAGATTGGCACCTCCTTTGGTGATTACAGAAGAGCAGCTGTTAGACTGCGTCAAAATCATTGAAAAAACTATTACAGAATTTCATTAA
- the tssD gene encoding type VI secretion system tube protein TssD, translated as MAERNSRGILKFNGGEGQKLLKLNYSVSRSTDVSGRVASDPSNALIKITVEATEKSDILESLLNGKYKPTTGEVTFNKSHEEGTLTTLKWENGYVIQHEVDFDAVDENSMYITFVVSAEQIDLGNSSYRGEWPSS; from the coding sequence ATGGCAGAAAGAAATTCAAGAGGAATTTTAAAATTCAACGGCGGTGAGGGACAAAAGTTATTAAAGCTTAACTACAGTGTATCCCGTTCTACAGATGTATCAGGAAGAGTGGCATCAGACCCTTCCAATGCGCTGATCAAAATCACAGTGGAAGCTACAGAAAAATCAGACATTCTGGAAAGCCTTCTTAACGGAAAATACAAGCCTACAACCGGAGAGGTTACCTTCAACAAGTCTCACGAAGAAGGAACACTGACTACTTTGAAATGGGAGAACGGATATGTAATCCAGCATGAAGTAGACTTCGACGCAGTGGATGAAAATAGCATGTACATTACTTTTGTTGTGAGTGCAGAACAAATTGATCTTGGTAATTCTTCATACAGAGGAGAATGGCCTTCATCTTAA
- the accC gene encoding acetyl-CoA carboxylase biotin carboxylase subunit — MFKKILIANRGEIAMRILRTCKEMGIKTVAVYSTADKDSLHVRFADEAVCIGPAMSKDSYLKISNIIAAAEITNADAIHPGYGFLSENANFSRICQNNNIKFIGASPQQIERMGDKANAKATMKAAGVPCVPGSDGLIESYEHAVKVAEETGYPVMIKATAGGGGKGMRAVWKAEDLKDHWESAIQEAVAAFGNGGMYMEKLIEEPRHIEIQVAGDQYGKACHLSERDCSVQRRNQKLTEETPSPFMTDELREKMGEAAVKAAEFIGYEGVGTIEFLVDKHRNFYFMEMNTRIQVEHPITEQVIDYDLIREQILLAAGTPISGINYYPKLHSIECRINAEDPYADFRPSPGKITGLNIPGGHGIRVDTHVYSGYTIPSNYDSMIAKLITTAQTREEAIAKMRRALEEFYIEGVKTTIPFHRQLMDNEDYLSGNYTTKFMEDFVMDRKYDNH, encoded by the coding sequence ATGTTCAAAAAAATATTAATAGCCAACCGTGGCGAAATTGCAATGCGTATCTTACGTACCTGCAAAGAAATGGGGATTAAAACCGTTGCCGTATACTCTACAGCAGACAAAGACAGTCTTCATGTAAGATTTGCTGATGAGGCAGTTTGTATAGGACCTGCTATGAGCAAAGATTCCTATCTTAAAATCTCTAATATTATAGCAGCAGCAGAAATTACCAATGCTGATGCCATTCATCCGGGCTACGGATTCTTATCTGAAAATGCCAACTTCTCAAGAATATGTCAGAATAACAACATCAAGTTCATTGGTGCATCTCCTCAGCAGATCGAAAGAATGGGTGATAAAGCCAACGCCAAGGCAACAATGAAGGCTGCAGGAGTACCATGTGTACCAGGTTCTGACGGACTGATCGAATCTTACGAGCATGCTGTAAAGGTAGCTGAAGAAACAGGATATCCTGTCATGATCAAAGCTACTGCCGGTGGTGGCGGAAAAGGGATGAGAGCCGTATGGAAAGCGGAAGACCTTAAAGATCACTGGGAATCTGCCATTCAGGAAGCTGTGGCTGCCTTCGGAAACGGAGGAATGTACATGGAAAAACTGATTGAAGAGCCAAGACACATCGAAATTCAGGTGGCCGGTGACCAGTACGGAAAAGCATGTCACCTTTCTGAAAGAGACTGTTCTGTACAGAGAAGAAACCAGAAACTGACTGAAGAAACTCCTTCTCCTTTCATGACCGACGAACTGCGTGAGAAAATGGGTGAAGCTGCTGTAAAAGCTGCTGAATTCATTGGGTACGAAGGTGTGGGAACTATTGAATTCCTTGTAGACAAGCACAGAAATTTCTATTTCATGGAAATGAATACAAGAATTCAGGTAGAGCATCCTATTACTGAACAGGTAATTGATTATGACCTGATCAGAGAACAGATTCTTCTTGCAGCAGGAACTCCTATTTCCGGAATCAACTATTACCCGAAATTACACTCAATCGAGTGCAGAATCAATGCTGAAGATCCTTATGCTGATTTCAGACCGTCTCCGGGAAAAATTACTGGATTAAATATTCCTGGCGGACACGGGATCAGAGTGGATACTCACGTTTACTCAGGCTATACAATTCCTTCCAACTATGACTCTATGATCGCTAAGCTTATCACTACGGCTCAGACCCGTGAGGAAGCTATCGCTAAAATGAGACGTGCACTGGAAGAGTTCTATATTGAAGGAGTAAAAACAACTATTCCTTTCCACAGACAGCTGATGGATAACGAAGATTATCTGTCAGGAAATTATACGACAAAATTCATGGAGGATTTTGTAATGGACAGAAAATATGATAATCACTAA
- the accB gene encoding acetyl-CoA carboxylase biotin carboxyl carrier protein, producing the protein MDIKDIQNLIKFVSKAEVSEVKYKTKDFEITIKTPLAGSDAVYAQPAVYHTAPQAAAAPAPIASPAAVSTEKAEAASDDSKYVAIKSPMIGTFYRKPSPDKDVFVNVGDEISAGKVVCVIEAMKLFNQIDSEISGKIVKILVDDATPVEYDQPLFLVDPS; encoded by the coding sequence ATGGACATTAAAGACATACAAAATCTTATTAAGTTTGTATCTAAGGCTGAAGTTTCAGAAGTAAAATACAAAACTAAAGATTTCGAAATCACCATTAAAACTCCATTAGCCGGTAGCGATGCAGTTTATGCACAGCCAGCTGTTTACCACACAGCTCCTCAAGCTGCGGCAGCTCCAGCTCCGATTGCTTCTCCGGCAGCAGTTTCTACTGAAAAAGCGGAAGCAGCATCAGATGACAGCAAATATGTGGCTATCAAATCTCCAATGATCGGTACTTTCTACAGAAAACCATCTCCGGATAAAGATGTATTCGTAAACGTTGGTGACGAAATTTCTGCAGGAAAAGTAGTTTGCGTAATTGAAGCAATGAAACTATTCAACCAGATCGATTCTGAAATCAGCGGAAAAATCGTTAAGATTTTAGTAGACGATGCTACACCGGTAGAATACGACCAGCCTTTATTCTTAGTAGATCCATCTTAA
- the rpmF gene encoding 50S ribosomal protein L32, whose amino-acid sequence MAHPKRRQSSTRRDKRRTHYKAVVPQLAKDATTGELHLYHRAHWHEGKLYYRGKVVLEKEVATTEEN is encoded by the coding sequence ATGGCACATCCTAAGAGAAGACAGTCGTCCACAAGAAGAGATAAGAGAAGAACTCATTATAAAGCAGTAGTTCCTCAATTAGCGAAAGATGCAACAACTGGTGAACTTCACCTTTACCACAGAGCTCACTGGCATGAAGGAAAACTTTACTACAGAGGTAAAGTAGTACTGGAAAAAGAAGTAGCAACTACAGAAGAAAACTAA
- a CDS encoding DUF177 domain-containing protein: MDKLRNYDVSFSGLKNGKHVFKFEIDKTFFQLFDTEQEFTNPKITADVFLEKHTTFLEFEIKVHGTVTLVCDITNDEFDYPIENEIKILVNFGEEYDDSNEDVITIPASDHAFNVAQLIYENVQLSIPMKKISPNVSDEDLEILNKFSPKDIEESEEEEHDSDPRWDALRKLKDNN; encoded by the coding sequence ATGGACAAGTTAAGAAACTATGACGTAAGCTTTTCCGGACTCAAAAACGGGAAGCACGTGTTCAAATTTGAGATAGATAAAACGTTCTTTCAATTATTTGACACTGAACAGGAATTTACAAATCCTAAAATAACAGCAGATGTTTTTCTCGAAAAGCATACCACGTTTTTAGAATTTGAGATCAAAGTACATGGGACAGTAACCCTTGTTTGTGACATCACAAATGATGAGTTCGACTATCCTATTGAAAACGAGATTAAAATTTTGGTGAATTTTGGTGAAGAATATGACGACAGCAATGAAGACGTCATTACCATACCAGCTTCAGATCATGCATTCAATGTAGCTCAGCTGATTTACGAAAATGTACAGCTTTCTATACCGATGAAAAAAATTTCACCGAATGTAAGCGATGAAGATCTGGAAATTCTAAACAAGTTCAGTCCGAAAGATATTGAAGAATCCGAAGAGGAAGAACATGACAGTGATCCCCGATGGGACGCGTTGAGAAAATTAAAAGACAATAATTAA
- the pdxA gene encoding 4-hydroxythreonine-4-phosphate dehydrogenase PdxA — MSPKNHKVRVGISIGDFNGIGPEIIMKSLSDKTITDFFTPVIFGSGKLFTFQKNIFKLNLNFNYINEASQAQAGKLNMVNLTKDNVNVELGVPTEESTKMAIDSLELATEALMKGDIDVLVTAPINKDEMVKMGFKHAGHTGYFEEKFSKKGLMFLVTEDLKVAVSTHHIPIASVAENISKEKIKKQIRALNQTLIEDFCVQKPKIAVLGLNPHAGDGGVIGKEEIEIIEPAIKELSDNGILAFGPYPADSFFQPNKYKNFDAVLAMYHDQGLAPFKTLAYEEGVNYTAGLPFIRTSPDHGVAYDIAGKNIADEQSFTEAIFTAIKIFRNRSEYNDLMNNRMQPRKMAVDNGVDEDLPDENEG, encoded by the coding sequence ATGAGCCCAAAAAACCATAAAGTACGAGTAGGAATTTCAATCGGTGATTTTAACGGCATCGGTCCGGAGATCATCATGAAGTCCCTGAGTGACAAAACCATTACGGATTTTTTCACTCCGGTGATTTTTGGCTCGGGAAAGTTATTCACCTTCCAGAAAAATATTTTCAAGCTGAATCTGAACTTCAACTACATCAATGAAGCATCGCAGGCCCAGGCCGGAAAACTGAATATGGTAAACCTTACCAAGGACAATGTGAATGTAGAACTGGGAGTTCCAACGGAGGAATCAACCAAAATGGCTATTGATTCTCTGGAACTTGCTACCGAGGCTTTAATGAAGGGTGACATTGATGTTCTTGTTACCGCACCCATCAATAAGGATGAAATGGTAAAGATGGGCTTTAAACATGCCGGACATACAGGATATTTTGAAGAAAAATTCAGTAAGAAAGGGCTTATGTTCCTGGTTACGGAAGATCTTAAAGTAGCTGTTTCTACCCATCATATCCCAATTGCCAGCGTAGCAGAAAATATTTCCAAAGAAAAAATAAAGAAACAGATCAGAGCTCTGAATCAGACTTTGATTGAGGATTTTTGTGTACAGAAACCGAAAATTGCCGTGTTGGGACTGAACCCTCATGCAGGCGACGGAGGCGTAATTGGAAAAGAAGAAATAGAAATTATAGAACCGGCAATAAAGGAACTCTCCGATAATGGAATACTGGCTTTCGGACCATATCCTGCGGACAGCTTTTTCCAGCCTAACAAGTATAAAAACTTCGATGCTGTTTTAGCTATGTACCATGATCAGGGGCTTGCTCCGTTCAAAACTCTTGCCTATGAAGAAGGAGTAAATTACACGGCGGGACTTCCGTTTATCAGGACTTCTCCAGATCATGGAGTTGCTTATGATATTGCAGGAAAAAACATTGCCGATGAGCAGAGTTTTACCGAAGCTATCTTCACAGCTATTAAAATCTTCAGAAACAGAAGCGAGTATAACGATCTGATGAACAACCGTATGCAGCCACGAAAGATGGCCGTTGACAACGGAGTGGATGAAGATCTGCCGGATGAAAATGAAGGATAA